A portion of the Celeribacter baekdonensis genome contains these proteins:
- a CDS encoding type III PLP-dependent enzyme, with translation MGLSKTIWATPTEYLRHHSPDHPVLFFSPAILQSTARRFIKGFQGFVTYAVKSNPDETVLANLVAAGVKGFDVASPVEMDTIARIAPGAHLHYNNPVRSRSEIRHAVAMGVASYSVDSHSELVKLGELVPADGVEISVRFTLPVKGAAYNFGAKFGASVEKAVDLLTLAEQLGFTPSLTFHPGTQCTDPRAWDSYIRAAADIAKAAGVKIARLNVGGGFPSHRLTEVTPQLEATFDLIARVTQEVFGADAPKLVCEPGRGLVAESYSLATRVKAIRDDAHVFLNDGVYGALSELHLVGVIDRIGVFGPFATPRTGPSVMRTVFGPTCDSLDKLPSDLSFPADMEEEDHVMFYGMGAYSVATATKFNGFGQITLETVQTHR, from the coding sequence ATGGGGCTCTCAAAAACCATCTGGGCCACGCCCACAGAATACCTGCGGCATCACAGCCCGGATCATCCGGTTTTGTTTTTCTCCCCAGCTATCCTGCAATCCACCGCACGTCGCTTTATTAAGGGATTTCAGGGCTTTGTGACCTATGCTGTCAAATCCAACCCGGATGAAACCGTGCTGGCCAATTTGGTCGCCGCGGGCGTCAAAGGCTTTGACGTGGCCTCGCCCGTCGAGATGGACACCATCGCACGCATCGCGCCGGGGGCGCATTTGCACTATAACAATCCGGTGCGCTCGCGCTCTGAAATCCGTCATGCGGTTGCGATGGGCGTGGCCTCTTACTCGGTCGACAGCCATTCTGAACTGGTCAAATTGGGCGAGCTTGTGCCCGCTGATGGGGTTGAGATTTCGGTCCGCTTCACCTTGCCGGTCAAAGGGGCAGCCTATAATTTTGGCGCAAAATTCGGTGCCAGTGTTGAGAAGGCGGTCGATTTGCTCACCTTGGCGGAACAGCTTGGCTTTACCCCGTCGTTGACCTTCCATCCGGGCACGCAATGCACCGACCCGCGCGCCTGGGACAGCTACATCCGCGCGGCGGCGGATATTGCCAAAGCCGCAGGGGTGAAAATCGCCCGTTTGAACGTTGGTGGCGGTTTTCCGTCGCATCGCTTGACCGAGGTGACGCCACAGTTGGAAGCCACATTTGATCTCATCGCGCGCGTGACCCAAGAGGTGTTTGGCGCGGACGCCCCCAAACTTGTCTGCGAGCCGGGCCGGGGGCTTGTGGCCGAAAGCTACAGCTTGGCGACACGGGTGAAAGCGATTCGTGATGACGCGCATGTGTTTCTCAACGATGGCGTCTACGGTGCGCTGTCCGAGTTGCATTTGGTCGGCGTGATCGACCGCATCGGCGTGTTTGGCCCCTTTGCCACGCCGCGCACGGGCCCATCAGTCATGCGCACGGTGTTTGGTCCGACCTGCGACAGCCTCGACAAATTGCCGTCTGATTTGAGCTTTCCTGCGGATATGGAAGAGGAGGATCATGTGATGTTTTACGGCATGGGCGCCTATTCCGTTGCGACCGCGACCAAATTCAATGGTTTTGGTCAGATCACGTTGGAAACCGTCCAAACCCACCGCTGA
- a CDS encoding pyridoxal-phosphate-dependent aminotransferase family protein, with amino-acid sequence MTLANGRHYLAIPGPSVIPDPVLQAMHRPAPNIYTGELVDLTQSLVPDLKKIAGTAHHMAFFISNGHGLWEASLTNMISRGDKVLVCATGNFGHGWADVAARLGARVEVIEFGKQAPIDPARLEAALRADTAHEIKAVLVTHVDTATSVRNDIALARQAIDAAAHPAIYAVDAIASLGCERFEMDAWGVDVMIAASQKGLMTPPGLGFVWFSDKALEAGRNADLRTPYWAWETRAKPVHLYEYFDGTPPTHHLYGLRQAVDMILEEGLDNVFARHETLARAYWAAVDHWGAPLHFNIADPAARSHAVTTLGLAAPAATQLRTWLTEHLGITLGISLGFGDIGSAESDGYFRIGHMGHINAHMVLGIIGAIETAFVALDISHQSGGSVAAAKLLSSRV; translated from the coding sequence ATGACACTTGCCAACGGTCGCCATTACCTTGCCATTCCCGGCCCTTCCGTGATCCCCGATCCGGTGCTTCAGGCCATGCATCGCCCGGCGCCGAATATCTATACCGGCGAGTTGGTCGATCTGACTCAAAGTCTTGTGCCCGATCTCAAAAAGATCGCGGGCACGGCGCATCACATGGCATTTTTTATCTCGAACGGTCACGGCCTTTGGGAAGCGTCGCTCACCAATATGATCTCGCGTGGAGATAAGGTTTTGGTCTGTGCGACAGGAAATTTCGGCCATGGCTGGGCCGATGTGGCCGCCCGTTTGGGGGCCAGAGTTGAGGTCATCGAGTTTGGCAAACAGGCCCCGATTGATCCCGCCCGTTTGGAGGCGGCTTTGCGGGCAGACACCGCACATGAGATCAAAGCGGTTTTGGTCACCCATGTCGACACCGCCACTTCGGTGCGCAATGATATTGCTCTGGCGCGTCAGGCGATTGATGCCGCTGCTCACCCGGCGATCTATGCGGTGGACGCGATTGCCTCATTAGGCTGTGAACGGTTTGAGATGGACGCGTGGGGCGTCGATGTGATGATCGCGGCGTCGCAAAAAGGCCTGATGACCCCTCCCGGTCTGGGCTTTGTCTGGTTCTCAGACAAGGCACTTGAGGCGGGGCGCAATGCTGATCTGCGCACCCCCTATTGGGCGTGGGAAACGCGGGCCAAGCCTGTGCATCTCTATGAATATTTCGACGGCACACCGCCGACCCATCATCTCTATGGTCTGCGCCAAGCCGTTGATATGATTTTGGAAGAGGGTTTGGACAACGTTTTTGCCCGGCACGAAACCTTGGCGCGGGCGTATTGGGCGGCTGTGGATCACTGGGGCGCTCCGTTGCATTTCAACATTGCGGACCCGGCTGCGCGCTCCCATGCGGTCACGACCTTGGGGCTTGCGGCTCCGGCGGCCACGCAACTGCGCACATGGTTGACCGAACATCTTGGCATTACGCTTGGGATTTCTTTGGGCTTTGGGGACATTGGTTCGGCTGAATCCGATGGCTATTTCCGCATAGGCCATATGGGCCATATCAACGCCCATATGGTGCTTGGCATCATCGGTGCGATTGAAACCGCCTTTGTCGCGCTCGATATTTCGCACCAAAGCGGCGGGTCGGTTGCGGCGGCCAAACTGTTGTCCTCGCGGGTATAA
- a CDS encoding Lrp/AsnC family transcriptional regulator: MDDLDQKILMALAADSSTSVSRLARRFKVARSTVQARLERMETNGTIAGYTIKLGDVALSRRITATVLIQVEPRTSAGIVVKLKTIPEVEMVATSTGRIDLIAQIACDSTEEIDATLDQINAITGVQDIESLIHLSTKFDRSI, from the coding sequence GTGGACGATCTGGACCAAAAGATTCTGATGGCGCTGGCCGCCGATTCCTCGACCTCGGTGTCGCGATTAGCTCGGCGGTTCAAAGTCGCCCGCTCGACCGTGCAGGCGCGGCTCGAACGCATGGAAACCAACGGCACGATCGCGGGCTACACGATCAAGCTGGGTGACGTGGCGCTTTCACGGCGGATCACAGCCACGGTCCTGATCCAGGTCGAGCCGCGCACATCGGCCGGAATTGTGGTCAAATTAAAAACGATTCCAGAGGTGGAAATGGTCGCGACCTCCACCGGGCGTATTGATTTGATTGCCCAAATCGCCTGTGACAGCACCGAAGAGATCGACGCTACCCTCGATCAGATCAACGCCATCACAGGGGTGCAAGACATTGAGAGCCTGATCCACCTCTCGACCAAATTCGACCGATCTATTTGA
- a CDS encoding DUF2235 domain-containing protein — MSERKGIFGNLGLLFKFRQKVRTSGGVHGRGPITHVIIMDGTLSSLEPGFETNAGLTYRLCSEAAQGANMLVRYEAGIQWRNWRDTMGVIEGRGINQQIRRVYGALASRYRPGDRIFLFGYSRGAYAVRSLSGLIDMLGLLRADQATERNIRTAYRHYQTAPHTRAAQEFTKAHCHEPIEIAFLGVWDTVAAVGLHMPIVWRYSSVFHEFHTHMPARCVKNVYHALAYHERRRAYAPVLFETNPEAKGQVLRQMWFRGSHGDIGGQLSGNNPERRLSNTTLVWMLDKAEAAGLELPKGWRMRYLADPHGPSVGMNRGWGKFFWLRQKRAAKQDPSEVLHPSIRS; from the coding sequence GTGTCAGAGCGCAAAGGGATTTTTGGCAATTTAGGCCTATTGTTCAAGTTCCGCCAAAAGGTGCGAACCTCAGGCGGTGTGCATGGCCGTGGTCCGATCACCCATGTGATCATCATGGACGGGACGCTGTCGTCCTTGGAGCCGGGATTTGAGACCAATGCCGGGCTGACCTATCGGTTGTGTTCGGAGGCGGCGCAGGGCGCGAATATGTTGGTGCGCTACGAGGCGGGCATCCAATGGCGCAATTGGCGCGACACGATGGGCGTGATCGAAGGACGCGGCATCAACCAACAGATCCGGCGCGTTTACGGCGCTTTGGCGTCGCGCTATCGCCCCGGAGATCGGATTTTTCTGTTTGGCTATTCGCGCGGAGCCTATGCGGTGCGCTCGCTGTCCGGCTTGATTGATATGCTCGGATTGCTGCGTGCCGATCAGGCCACAGAGCGCAACATCCGCACCGCCTATCGCCATTATCAAACCGCGCCGCACACGCGCGCGGCGCAGGAGTTTACCAAGGCGCATTGCCACGAGCCTATCGAGATCGCCTTTCTTGGAGTGTGGGATACGGTGGCGGCGGTGGGGCTGCACATGCCAATTGTCTGGCGCTATTCCTCGGTCTTTCACGAGTTTCACACCCATATGCCCGCACGCTGCGTCAAAAATGTTTATCATGCGCTGGCCTATCACGAACGCCGCCGCGCCTATGCGCCGGTGCTGTTTGAAACCAATCCTGAGGCCAAAGGGCAGGTGCTGCGGCAAATGTGGTTTCGCGGTTCACATGGCGATATTGGCGGGCAGCTTTCCGGCAATAACCCGGAGCGTAGATTATCAAACACCACCTTGGTTTGGATGCTGGACAAGGCCGAAGCGGCGGGTTTGGAGTTGCCGAAAGGGTGGCGGATGCGCTATCTCGCGGACCCGCATGGGCCGTCTGTGGGCATGAACCGGGGCTGGGGTAAATTCTTTTGGCTCAGGCAGAAACGTGCGGCGAAACAGGACCCCTCAGAGGTCCTGCATCCATCGATTCGATCATAG
- a CDS encoding valine--tRNA ligase encodes MAMEKTFDARDAEARIYEAWDKAGAFKAGANKSRDETFTIMIPPPNVTGALHVGHAFNNTIQDILIRWHRMRGFDTLWQPGQDHAGIATQLMVEKELAKSGKKRTDFTRPEFLEKVWEWKGQYGATIINQLKRLGSSCDWSRNAFTMSGAPGAPAGEEGNFHDAVIKVFVEMYNKGLIYRGKRLVNWDPHFETAISDLEVENVETPGHMWHFKYPLAGGETYTYVEKDEDGNVTFTEERDYISIATTRPETMLGDGAVAVHPDDARYAPIVGKLCEIPVGPKEHRRLIPIITDDYPDMTFGSGAVKITGAHDFNDYQVAKRGGLPMYRLMDTRGAMRDDGMSYADSALLAAEILAGKPFTEIEVDAVNLVPDHLRGLDRFEARKAVVDEINAEGLAVMTTITRKVKDDEGVESEITETVPYVEDKPIMQPFGDRSKVVIEPMLTDQWYVDAEKIVGPALDAVRKGRTKIMPESGEKVYFHWLENIEPWCISRQLWWGHQIPVWYGLDLSAPNFKDDEGDGALDEVELFRLLTEGGMLHLGDVHHCAAEFDGVIAAFEGELADVPTPINHARIVEVDSRQAAIEAFAESLAAYNVSQDPTKLVYPVWRDPDVLDTWFSSGLWPIGTLGWPEWDESTSKYFPTDVLVTGQDILFFWVARMMMMQLAVVDEIPFHTIYLHQLVRDEKGKKMSKTTGNVIDPLEIIDEFGADALRFTNASMASIGGVLKLSVDRIKGYRNFGTKIWNAARFAEMNGVFDAYDPSVLPTPNATVNKWIIGETAKVLAEVDTAFAEYRFNDGANALYAFVWGKFCDWYVELSKPLFYDGDDAAKAETRQTMGWVLDQALTMLHPIMPFITEELWGTIKSDRTLLAISDWPELSLDLVDPEADREMNWVIDLIESIRSSRAEVHVPAGLKIPMVQVELDEAGKTAWANNEALIMKLARLDSLTPGPMPKGAITITVGGGTFALPLEGVIDIAEEKARLEKVLGKLSKELGGLRGRLKNPNFVASAPEEVVAEAQENLAAREEEEGKIKTALARLAEIG; translated from the coding sequence ATGGCAATGGAAAAGACATTTGACGCGCGTGACGCAGAAGCGCGGATTTACGAGGCTTGGGACAAGGCAGGGGCGTTCAAAGCCGGGGCCAATAAGTCCCGTGACGAGACCTTTACCATCATGATCCCGCCGCCCAACGTGACGGGCGCGTTGCATGTGGGCCATGCCTTTAACAATACCATTCAGGACATCTTGATCCGTTGGCACCGGATGCGTGGCTTTGACACGCTGTGGCAGCCCGGCCAAGACCACGCAGGCATCGCGACCCAGTTGATGGTGGAAAAAGAGCTGGCGAAATCTGGCAAAAAGCGCACGGATTTCACCCGCCCCGAGTTTTTGGAAAAGGTCTGGGAGTGGAAGGGCCAATATGGCGCAACCATCATCAATCAGCTCAAACGCCTGGGCTCGAGCTGTGACTGGTCGCGCAACGCCTTCACCATGTCGGGTGCCCCCGGCGCGCCCGCAGGCGAAGAGGGCAATTTCCACGACGCCGTGATCAAAGTCTTTGTTGAGATGTACAACAAGGGTCTGATCTATCGCGGCAAACGTTTGGTCAACTGGGACCCGCATTTTGAGACCGCGATTTCCGACCTCGAAGTTGAGAACGTCGAAACGCCGGGCCATATGTGGCATTTCAAATACCCGCTCGCAGGCGGCGAAACCTACACCTATGTCGAGAAAGACGAGGACGGGAACGTCACCTTCACCGAGGAACGCGATTACATTTCCATCGCCACCACGCGGCCTGAAACCATGCTGGGCGATGGCGCGGTTGCCGTTCACCCCGATGACGCGCGTTACGCACCGATTGTGGGCAAGCTCTGCGAAATTCCGGTCGGTCCAAAAGAACACCGCCGCCTGATCCCGATCATCACCGATGACTACCCGGATATGACGTTCGGTTCCGGGGCGGTGAAAATCACCGGCGCGCATGATTTCAACGACTACCAAGTCGCCAAACGTGGCGGATTGCCGATGTACCGGTTGATGGACACCCGTGGCGCAATGCGTGACGATGGCATGTCCTATGCCGACAGCGCGCTTTTGGCAGCAGAAATCTTGGCCGGCAAACCGTTCACCGAGATCGAAGTCGACGCGGTCAACCTTGTGCCCGATCACCTGCGCGGCTTGGACCGGTTCGAGGCGCGCAAAGCCGTGGTCGACGAGATCAACGCCGAAGGTCTCGCCGTGATGACCACCATCACCCGCAAAGTCAAAGACGACGAAGGTGTGGAGTCCGAAATCACCGAGACCGTGCCCTACGTCGAAGACAAACCGATCATGCAGCCCTTTGGCGACCGCTCCAAAGTCGTGATCGAACCGATGCTGACCGATCAATGGTATGTGGACGCCGAAAAAATCGTTGGCCCGGCGTTGGATGCGGTGCGCAAGGGTCGGACAAAAATCATGCCCGAGTCGGGTGAGAAAGTGTATTTCCACTGGCTTGAAAACATCGAACCGTGGTGCATTTCGCGTCAACTTTGGTGGGGGCATCAGATCCCGGTGTGGTACGGGCTGGACCTCTCCGCGCCGAACTTCAAAGACGACGAAGGCGATGGTGCCCTGGACGAGGTGGAATTGTTCCGCCTGTTGACCGAGGGCGGCATGTTGCACCTTGGCGATGTGCATCATTGCGCCGCCGAATTTGACGGGGTGATCGCTGCGTTTGAGGGCGAATTGGCCGATGTGCCGACCCCGATCAACCATGCGCGTATCGTCGAAGTCGACAGCCGCCAAGCCGCGATCGAAGCCTTCGCCGAAAGCCTCGCCGCCTATAACGTCAGCCAAGACCCGACCAAACTGGTCTACCCGGTCTGGCGCGACCCCGATGTGTTGGACACATGGTTCTCGTCGGGCCTCTGGCCAATCGGCACGCTGGGCTGGCCGGAATGGGATGAGAGCACGTCGAAATATTTCCCGACCGATGTGTTGGTCACCGGCCAAGACATCCTGTTCTTCTGGGTTGCCCGGATGATGATGATGCAGCTTGCCGTCGTAGACGAAATTCCATTCCACACCATCTACCTGCACCAACTCGTCCGCGACGAGAAGGGCAAGAAGATGTCAAAAACCACCGGAAACGTCATCGACCCGCTTGAGATCATTGATGAATTTGGTGCCGATGCGCTGCGATTCACCAATGCCTCGATGGCCTCCATCGGCGGCGTGTTGAAACTCTCTGTCGATCGGATCAAAGGCTATCGCAACTTCGGCACCAAAATCTGGAACGCCGCGCGCTTTGCCGAGATGAACGGCGTCTTCGACGCATATGACCCCAGTGTCCTCCCAACGCCGAATGCGACGGTCAACAAATGGATCATCGGTGAAACCGCGAAAGTGCTGGCCGAGGTCGACACCGCCTTTGCCGAATATCGGTTCAACGATGGGGCCAATGCGCTCTACGCCTTTGTCTGGGGCAAGTTCTGTGACTGGTATGTCGAGCTCTCAAAACCGCTGTTCTACGATGGCGATGACGCGGCCAAGGCCGAAACCCGCCAAACCATGGGCTGGGTGCTGGATCAGGCGCTGACCATGCTGCACCCGATCATGCCGTTCATCACCGAAGAGCTGTGGGGCACGATTAAATCGGATCGCACACTGTTGGCGATCTCGGATTGGCCGGAGCTGTCGCTTGATCTGGTCGATCCTGAGGCGGACCGTGAAATGAACTGGGTGATTGATCTGATCGAGAGCATCCGTTCGTCGCGCGCCGAAGTGCACGTACCTGCGGGGCTGAAAATCCCGATGGTTCAGGTCGAGTTGGACGAGGCGGGCAAAACCGCCTGGGCCAACAACGAAGCGTTGATCATGAAGCTTGCGCGTCTTGACAGCCTGACCCCCGGCCCGATGCCAAAAGGCGCGATCACCATCACCGTTGGCGGCGGCACATTCGCCCTGCCACTCGAAGGGGTGATCGACATTGCCGAGGAAAAAGCCCGGCTTGAAAAGGTCTTGGGCAAACTGTCCAAAGAGCTTGGCGGTCTGCGCGGACGGTTGAAAAACCCGAACTTCGTTGCCTCCGCCCCTGAAGAGGTTGTGGCCGAGGCACAAGAAAATCTGGCTGCACGCGAAGAGGAAGAGGGCAAAATCAAAACCGCTCTCGCCCGCCTCGCCGAAATCGGCTAA
- a CDS encoding serine hydrolase domain-containing protein encodes MGRAPKRLQNIADRLTRTSWHSGVAMSLYDRATGREYHVGSGALDSRTPYFATGTSKLYTTAILLQLIEEGKVGFEDPFLTYLGRDKKYEEFLVREGIDYTDQVTIRHLMSHTSGFGDFFLYKYQARTLKHAIGDGVDTAWTFDEVLQRSRSHGAVAVPGQSPKALYTDTNFHILGRVIETIEGENFGEVLQRRIIDRLGLSSTYLYCDPSDARPINFMSKDREVRVPRTMTSFQADGGIVTTSREALIFIRGFFEGYLFDKRILPHLYQWRPMYFPTEYGIGLMQIKVPWWMSLPHRLNAPPSRLFKSAPRTLGHMGLGGSICLYAPEAGVYISGTVNQLLDPARAVVTSIKMIEEVAYGKCDEELRRGGASLAGPPPAQ; translated from the coding sequence ATGGGGCGAGCCCCGAAGCGTCTTCAAAACATTGCAGATCGGTTAACGCGGACGTCGTGGCACAGTGGTGTCGCGATGTCTCTCTATGATCGGGCGACCGGGCGCGAGTATCATGTGGGGTCGGGCGCGCTCGACAGCCGCACACCCTATTTTGCGACTGGCACCAGCAAACTTTATACCACTGCCATCCTGTTACAGTTGATCGAAGAGGGGAAAGTTGGGTTTGAGGATCCGTTCTTGACCTATCTGGGCCGCGATAAAAAATATGAGGAATTTCTGGTCAGAGAGGGCATTGATTATACCGATCAAGTCACCATCCGCCATCTGATGTCGCATACGTCGGGGTTTGGCGATTTCTTCCTTTATAAATATCAGGCGCGCACGTTGAAACACGCCATTGGTGATGGCGTGGATACGGCGTGGACTTTCGATGAGGTGCTGCAACGCAGCCGGTCTCACGGTGCTGTCGCTGTGCCTGGGCAAAGCCCCAAAGCCCTTTATACCGATACGAATTTTCACATTCTCGGACGGGTTATTGAGACCATTGAGGGCGAAAATTTTGGCGAGGTGCTACAGCGCCGGATCATTGATCGTTTGGGGCTGAGTTCAACTTATCTATATTGCGATCCCTCGGATGCGCGCCCGATCAATTTCATGTCCAAGGACCGCGAAGTGCGTGTGCCGCGGACGATGACATCGTTTCAGGCCGATGGCGGCATTGTCACCACCTCGCGCGAGGCGTTGATCTTTATCCGTGGCTTTTTCGAAGGGTATTTATTTGACAAGCGTATTTTGCCGCATCTCTACCAATGGCGGCCGATGTATTTTCCAACGGAGTACGGCATCGGTTTGATGCAGATTAAAGTGCCGTGGTGGATGTCCTTGCCACATCGGTTAAATGCCCCGCCATCGCGACTGTTCAAATCGGCCCCGCGCACCTTGGGCCATATGGGGCTGGGTGGTTCCATCTGTCTGTATGCACCGGAGGCGGGGGTCTATATTTCGGGCACGGTCAATCAACTTTTGGATCCGGCGCGTGCGGTGGTCACGTCGATCAAGATGATTGAAGAGGTCGCCTACGGTAAATGCGATGAGGAGCTGCGACGCGGCGGCGCGAGTCTTGCGGGTCCTCCTCCGGCGCAATAA
- a CDS encoding pyridoxal phosphate-dependent aminotransferase — protein sequence MTDSRQTALAQTLPATVPFVAPERMEALRGAPFDARLGANELSFGPSPKALETMAASLSGLWKYGEPENRDLRLAIAARHGIAPESVTVGEGIDGLLGNLVRLYVGPGDTVVTSAGSYPTFNYHVAGFGGTLHTVPYKGDHEDPEALISKVRVVGAKLVYLSNPNNPMGSVHSAQTVQDMIEAVPAGCLMILDEAYSEFAPVSTRPAIDVTDRRVIRFRTFSKAYGIAGARIGYGIAHPIVATAFDKIRNHFGVNRVAQAGALAAFEDRDHLSETLKRVSEGRAKIVQIAQDNGLTPLPSATNFVAVDCGKDGTFARAVLTALATRGVFVRMPGIAPLDRCIRISVGRPEELEVLAERLPLALADARAAVA from the coding sequence ATGACAGATTCACGCCAAACGGCACTCGCCCAAACCCTGCCCGCCACCGTGCCCTTTGTGGCCCCGGAACGGATGGAGGCGTTGCGCGGTGCGCCGTTCGACGCAAGGTTGGGCGCGAATGAATTGTCCTTTGGCCCCTCACCGAAAGCATTAGAGACCATGGCGGCCAGTCTGAGCGGCCTGTGGAAATATGGCGAGCCGGAGAACCGCGATCTGCGTCTGGCGATTGCCGCGCGTCACGGCATTGCACCGGAGAGTGTCACCGTGGGCGAAGGCATCGACGGGCTCTTAGGCAATTTGGTCCGACTTTATGTCGGACCCGGCGACACGGTTGTGACCTCAGCGGGTTCTTATCCGACGTTCAATTACCATGTCGCGGGCTTTGGAGGCACGTTACATACTGTGCCCTACAAGGGCGATCACGAGGACCCCGAGGCGTTGATTTCCAAGGTGCGCGTGGTGGGGGCAAAGCTCGTGTACTTGTCCAATCCAAACAATCCGATGGGATCGGTGCATTCGGCGCAAACCGTGCAAGACATGATCGAGGCCGTGCCTGCGGGATGTTTGATGATCCTGGACGAAGCCTATAGCGAATTTGCCCCCGTGAGCACCCGACCCGCGATTGATGTCACTGACCGCCGCGTCATTCGGTTCCGTACCTTTTCAAAGGCCTATGGCATAGCGGGTGCGCGCATTGGCTACGGCATAGCCCATCCGATTGTGGCCACCGCTTTTGACAAAATTCGCAACCATTTTGGTGTCAATCGCGTGGCCCAGGCTGGGGCTTTGGCGGCATTTGAGGATCGGGACCACCTGTCTGAAACCCTAAAACGGGTCTCTGAGGGCCGCGCTAAAATTGTACAAATCGCGCAAGACAACGGTCTGACGCCCCTGCCCTCCGCCACCAATTTTGTCGCCGTCGATTGCGGTAAAGACGGCACCTTTGCCCGCGCGGTTTTGACCGCTTTGGCCACGCGCGGGGTGTTCGTTCGGATGCCGGGGATCGCGCCACTCGACCGCTGCATCCGTATTTCGGTGGGCCGCCCGGAGGAGCTTGAGGTGTTGGCCGAGCGGTTGCCACTGGCTTTGGCGGACGCGCGCGCAGCTGTGGCCTAA